In Nocardia sp. NBC_00403, the DNA window TATCTCGGCTCGCTGCGGTGCCGCGCAGCCGACGGACAAGGCGTTGGCCTCGGGTGGGGGCACCTTCGGTACGCACGATCCGGAGCGTGCCATCGACTTCGACGATCTCGACGTCATCGCCCTCGCGCAGATTGTGCTTGGCGCGAAGCTGGGCGGGGATCGTTACCTGGCCTTTGCTGTTGAGCAGCACAGTAGCCTCCTCGGGCAGCATCTGTAATACGCCTATTACGTAATACTAGTGAGAACAGGGTGGTCAGCGCCGTGGTATCGACGGTCGGGTCGGCGCTGGCGCTGGCGGTTGATGCGGTGGGCACCCGCGGATATGGATGCTCGGCCGAACGTCAGCATTCGAATCCTGCCCTTCAGCGCGGGCCTTCCGTTGGGGGTGGCGGTTGGCCCGTTCGTCAATCTCGAGTTCGGTGTCGACAGCGAAGGGGAGCCGATCGAGCCTCCTGGTGTCTATGTCGAGAACTTCGCCGGCGATCTATATCTGACGAAGCCAGATACCGTACGGCGCTACCATCAGGCGTACGAGAGCATTCGCCACCAGGCTCTGGATGAGGTGGCCGGCCGGAGCCTGCTTCGGCAGCGAAGGAGTGCACGTTAACATCGATCTGGCCGATGCCGAATGGTTCAAGAGCAGTCGTAGCGGCGTTGTAGGGAACTGTGTCGAGGTCGCATTCCTCTCGAATAACCTTGTCGGCGTTCGTGATTCGAAGAACCCCTCCGGCCCGGCGTTGCTGTTCACTTCGGCCGAGTGGTCGGCCTTCACAGTCGCGGCGGCGCACGGCGAGTTCGACCGCTGACTGCTCACACCGCACGCCATCGCAACCGGCAGTCCAACGAATAAGGCCGAAATGATCGCGACAGGGCCGCGGTCATCAGTGAGTTACCACAGCAATCGGCCCGCCGGGGCAGGACCGGCGGGCCGATTCGGGTGCGGAGTTCCTGGGTCAGGCAGGAGTTTCCGCGAGGAGAGAGCCGATGGCCCGGAGGTGGTCGGTGGCCGCGCCCAGTGCGAATTCGTTGTGCTTGGCGGCGGTGAAGTAGTTGTGCACGATGTGGTCGCGGTCGATGCCGACGCCGCCGTGCACGTGCACGACGGTGTGCGCGACGCGGTGGCCCGCATCGGCCGCCCAGAACTTCGCGGTGTGCACCGCCGCGGCGCTCGGCAGGTTCTCCGACAGCTGCCAGGTGGCCTGGGTGACGGCCAGGCGCAGGCCCTGTACGTCGATATAGCCGTCGGCCAGGCGCTGCGCAACGGCCTGGAAGCTGCCGACCGCCTTGCCGAATTGCTCACGCTCGCGGGCGTAGTCGGCGACGAGTTCCAGTGCGCGTTCGACGGTGCCGAGTTGCTGGGAGCTCAGTCCGAGCCAGGCCCTGGTCAGCAGCCAGTCCAGGATCTCGGCGCCGTTGTCGACGGTGCCGACCAATTCGGCAGGGGTGTCGGTGAATTCGAGCGAGTACTCGGCGCTCAGGTCGGTCACCTGCTGGGCGGTAAGCTGGACCGAGGCGTCGGACGGATCGACGAGGAACACCGCGGCACGGCCGGAAACCGTTGCCGGGACCAGGACCCTGGCGGCCTGCGCGGCGACCGGCACCG includes these proteins:
- a CDS encoding AbrB/MazE/SpoVT family DNA-binding domain-containing protein, with the protein product MLPEEATVLLNSKGQVTIPAQLRAKHNLREGDDVEIVEVDGTLRIVRTEGAPTRGQRLVRRLRGTAASRDIEGMSTDEIMDLLRGE
- a CDS encoding Scr1 family TA system antitoxin-like transcriptional regulator, yielding MDARPNVSIRILPFSAGLPLGVAVGPFVNLEFGVDSEGEPIEPPGVYVENFAGDLYLTKPDTVRRYHQAYESIRHQALDEVAGRSLLRQRRSAR
- a CDS encoding DUF397 domain-containing protein, whose amino-acid sequence is MHVNIDLADAEWFKSSRSGVVGNCVEVAFLSNNLVGVRDSKNPSGPALLFTSAEWSAFTVAAAHGEFDR
- a CDS encoding acyl-CoA dehydrogenase family protein, whose amino-acid sequence is MDFTPTEAQLDLARLTGEVCGKLVTADRLRELDKTAVRFDEPLWASLAETGVLAAALPETVGGNDFGPLEQSAILRELGKYVAAVPYLWSVVLGAGALAAFGNDAQRDWATQAGAGSAILTAALAEEQNWEPTKPTTTAVEGGGGWRVTGAKLAVPVAAQAARVLVPATVSGRAAVFLVDPSDASVQLTAQQVTDLSAEYSLEFTDTPAELVGTVDNGAEILDWLLTRAWLGLSSQQLGTVERALELVADYAREREQFGKAVGSFQAVAQRLADGYIDVQGLRLAVTQATWQLSENLPSAAAVHTAKFWAADAGHRVAHTVVHVHGGVGIDRDHIVHNYFTAAKHNEFALGAATDHLRAIGSLLAETPA